TTCACATCGGCCACGATGATGTCGCGGATGGTGGCTTCGGGGCAGCCAATGGCGCGCAGGTTGGCAACATACTGAAAATAATCGTCCGATTCCACCTGCCGCCAGTGGAACGTGTTGGTCTGGATAAAAATGTTGGTGGTGACCACCCGTGCCGGCACAATGACCGGGCGGGCCTCCGTCGCCGTCACCACCACGGGCGGCGGGGCCGGAGGGGGGCGGTGGCCGGCCTGCCACCACAACCCCAGAAGCAGCAGATTCAGGGCCAGCGAGAGCCCCAACCAAAACCGGGAGCGCATACCCGATGTAATTTGCGCTCGACGAAGCCCGGAGGCAACGGCTAATTGTAACCTTCGTCAGCAGAATTGCGTCCAAAACCATAACTATGCAGCCATACCAAAAGAAACTCGCTCGTACCGCCCTGCTGGCCTGCGCGCTGGCCATGGCGGCCCTAACCCCAACCCTCTTTGCCGCGGACACCCCGGCGCCCAAACGCCAGCCGGACGTGGTCTTCGTGCCCACTCCGCAGGAAGTCGTGGACAAGATGTTGGAGCTGGCTGAAGTGAAGAAGGGGGACATTGTTTATGACTTGGGCTGCGGCGATGGCCGGATTGTGGTGACCGCCGCCAAGAAATTTGGGGTCAAGGCCTATGGCTTTGACATCAACCCTGAGCGCGTCAAGGAATCCCTCGAAAATGTTAAAACCAATAAAGTCGAGCACCTGGTAACCATCAAGGAAGCCGACATTTTTGAACTGGACCTGAGCGAGGCCACGGTGGTGACACTGTACCTGCTGCCCGATTTGAACGTGAAATTGATGCCGCAGCTCCGCAAGCTCAAACCCGGCTCGCGCATCGTCTCCCATGATTTTGACATGCGCGGCGCCAAGCCGCTCAAGGTGGAAAAGGTGGTCGTCAAACGGCAGGACGGCGACAATTCTTATGTGCATGAAGGCGAGCACACCGTTTATTTGTGGAAGGTGCCCTGGGAAGAGGAAAAATAGTTCCCGCCTTTGCTTCGTCAGCGCACTCCGGCTGAGTGCCGGAGTGTTTTTGTTTTCAGGGCTGGCCCTGGCCGTGGTGGCCGGCATAGTGCCGCCTGAGGCGTTGGGCCGGGGCACGGTGGCCCTCCAAACGGCGCCGGGGCGGGTTTACCTTGGCTGGCGGTTGCTAACCACGGATGCGCCGGGAACGGCCTTCCATGTCTATCGCAGCGTCCATGAGGCT
This sequence is a window from Verrucomicrobiia bacterium. Protein-coding genes within it:
- a CDS encoding methyltransferase domain-containing protein, whose amino-acid sequence is MAALTPTLFAADTPAPKRQPDVVFVPTPQEVVDKMLELAEVKKGDIVYDLGCGDGRIVVTAAKKFGVKAYGFDINPERVKESLENVKTNKVEHLVTIKEADIFELDLSEATVVTLYLLPDLNVKLMPQLRKLKPGSRIVSHDFDMRGAKPLKVEKVVVKRQDGDNSYVHEGEHTVYLWKVPWEEEK